One part of the Streptomyces sp. AM 2-1-1 genome encodes these proteins:
- a CDS encoding response regulator transcription factor, whose protein sequence is MSVIRVLLADDQALLRSAFRVLVDSEADMRVVGEAADGAQAVELARTTRPDVVLMDIRMPGTDGLAATRLIGADPALAGVRVVMLTTFEVDEYVVRSLRAGASGFLGKGAEPEELLQAIRVAAAGEALLSPAATKGLIATFLATAGDPDGPLDAARAERLDALTVREREVLVQVAAGHSNDEIAERLLVSPLTVKTHVNRAMAKLGARDRAQLVVIAYESGLVRPRSS, encoded by the coding sequence GTGAGCGTGATCAGGGTGCTGCTCGCCGACGACCAGGCGCTGCTGCGCAGCGCGTTCCGGGTGCTGGTCGACTCGGAAGCGGACATGCGGGTCGTCGGCGAGGCGGCCGACGGCGCCCAGGCGGTGGAACTCGCCCGCACCACCCGCCCCGACGTGGTCCTGATGGACATCCGGATGCCCGGCACCGACGGCCTCGCCGCGACCCGCCTGATCGGCGCGGACCCGGCGCTCGCGGGCGTACGGGTCGTCATGCTGACCACCTTCGAGGTCGACGAGTACGTCGTGCGGTCGCTGCGGGCCGGGGCCTCCGGCTTCCTCGGCAAGGGTGCGGAGCCGGAGGAACTCCTCCAGGCGATACGGGTCGCCGCGGCCGGCGAGGCGCTGCTCTCCCCGGCCGCCACCAAAGGGCTGATCGCCACCTTCCTCGCGACCGCGGGCGACCCGGACGGCCCGCTGGACGCCGCCCGCGCCGAGCGGCTGGACGCGCTCACCGTCCGCGAACGCGAGGTGCTCGTCCAGGTCGCCGCCGGACACTCCAACGACGAGATCGCCGAACGCCTCCTCGTCAGTCCGCTGACCGTCAAAACCCACGTGAACCGCGCCATGGCGAAGCTCGGTGCCCGCGACCGCGCCCAACTGGTCGTCATCGCCTACGAGTCGGGGCTGGTGCGCCCGCGCAGCTCCTGA